A single genomic interval of candidate division WOR-3 bacterium harbors:
- a CDS encoding RidA family protein: MKEAVFSDQAPKPVGPYSQAVIAGSLVWCSGQIGIDPKTGLLVEGLEQQTEQIFKNLKVVLEKAGSGLDQVIKATVFITNMKDFVRVNEIYARFFKEPFPARSTVEVGALPKGALVEIEVVATRRE; the protein is encoded by the coding sequence ATGAAAGAAGCGGTGTTCAGTGACCAGGCACCAAAGCCGGTGGGCCCTTACAGTCAGGCGGTAATTGCTGGCTCACTGGTGTGGTGTTCCGGGCAGATTGGCATTGACCCTAAAACCGGGTTGCTGGTTGAAGGGCTGGAGCAGCAAACCGAACAGATTTTTAAGAATCTGAAGGTGGTGCTTGAAAAGGCGGGTAGTGGGTTGGACCAGGTTATTAAGGCAACGGTTTTTATCACCAATATGAAAGATTTTGTTAGGGTGAATGAGATTTATGCCCGCTTTTTCAAGGAGCCGTTTCCAGCAAGGTCAACAGTTGAGGTCGGAGCACTGCCTAAGGGCGCACTGGTTGAAATTGAGGTTGTTGCCACGAGGCGGGAGTAG
- the glnA gene encoding type I glutamate--ammonia ligase produces the protein MKRIKDVVGEQKVKFFDLKYCDLWGRLRHITLPIERFEEIVESGVGFDSSSVAGFGKVEGSDMILKPDLNSAFVEPFAAEPTVSCFAEIYDAETGERYGNDPRFILEKAVAVIKDAVGCDDVMVRPEFEFYLFNSAEFWTDETSATYKIETDELKHDDQTGVALFKGSAYEVAPPFDRSSDFRSELAGLMASCGIEVKYHHHEGGRFSQVEVEPVFMPAFKAGDGVILTKYLVRNLAFRQGKSATFMPKPIYNEPGSGMHIHLYLCRDGVSLFGDGKSSTGLSQLALYFIGGIIEHLRSLCALTNASTNSYRRLVPGYEAPTEAFFGIANRTAAIRIPGYIRGTRKMAIEFRVPDASANPYLALAAILLAGLDGVKKQIDPGLPVSGRGGTKEMRSRGKPVPTSLAEALRELERDNSYLVEPGVFQKETIEKWIGLKMREVEAIERRPHPWEFNLYYGC, from the coding sequence ATGAAAAGGATCAAAGATGTGGTCGGTGAACAGAAGGTTAAGTTTTTTGATTTAAAGTATTGTGACCTGTGGGGCAGATTGCGTCATATCACCCTGCCAATAGAACGGTTTGAAGAGATAGTGGAGAGCGGGGTCGGTTTTGACAGTTCTTCGGTTGCCGGATTCGGAAAGGTTGAGGGGAGCGATATGATTTTGAAGCCGGACCTGAATTCTGCGTTTGTTGAGCCTTTTGCCGCAGAGCCGACGGTCTCCTGTTTCGCCGAAATTTACGACGCCGAAACCGGCGAGCGTTATGGAAATGACCCGCGATTTATTCTCGAGAAGGCGGTGGCGGTTATCAAGGATGCGGTTGGTTGCGATGATGTGATGGTTCGGCCCGAGTTTGAGTTCTACCTTTTTAATTCAGCAGAGTTCTGGACCGATGAAACATCGGCTACTTACAAGATTGAGACCGATGAGTTAAAGCACGATGACCAGACCGGGGTGGCACTTTTTAAGGGCAGCGCCTATGAGGTTGCGCCCCCATTTGACCGGAGTAGCGATTTTCGTTCGGAACTGGCGGGCTTGATGGCGAGTTGTGGGATTGAGGTAAAGTATCACCATCATGAGGGTGGGAGGTTTTCACAGGTGGAGGTGGAGCCGGTTTTTATGCCGGCGTTCAAAGCCGGGGACGGTGTGATTTTGACGAAGTATCTGGTGCGTAATCTGGCTTTCCGGCAGGGAAAGAGCGCAACATTTATGCCGAAGCCAATCTACAATGAGCCAGGTTCTGGGATGCATATCCATCTGTATCTTTGCCGTGACGGAGTTTCACTTTTTGGTGATGGTAAGAGTTCAACCGGGTTGTCACAATTGGCGCTTTATTTTATCGGGGGGATAATTGAACATCTCCGTTCGCTTTGCGCCCTGACGAATGCCAGCACAAATTCATATCGGCGGTTAGTTCCGGGTTATGAAGCACCAACCGAGGCGTTTTTCGGGATTGCCAATCGGACCGCTGCGATTCGGATTCCCGGCTACATAAGAGGAACAAGGAAGATGGCAATTGAGTTTCGGGTGCCAGACGCGAGCGCAAACCCTTATCTGGCACTGGCAGCAATACTGCTCGCGGGGCTGGATGGGGTAAAGAAGCAGATTGACCCGGGTCTACCTGTTTCCGGGCGGGGTGGAACAAAGGAGATGCGTTCGCGCGGTAAACCAGTTCCCACTTCGCTGGCAGAGGCTTTAAGGGAGCTGGAGCGGGACAATAGTTATTTAGTTGAACCAGGGGTATTTCAAAAAGAGACGATTGAGAAGTGGATTGGTTTGAAGATGCGGGAGGTCGAGGCGATAGAAAGAAGACCTCATCCCTGGGAGTTTAACCTTTATTACGGGTGTTAA
- a CDS encoding DMT family transporter, translating to MPLRLPYLGEILALLSALFWAFAVILFKKSGETRHPLTLNIFKNLLATILLIPTIVLFREPLLPRLSLHDYVCFIASGILGMAIGDTLFFASLNRIGASLSAIVSYMYSPALVILSILLLKETLSPFQFIGIFLILAALLTATRIELPQNLTRGRLLTGVLLGVLSTLATAIGVIIIKPLLAQNSILWVTLIRLFAALISLFIITLLLPQRRVLLSSLFIRKGIGYPILATVLGIYLALTVWLGGMKFTRVSIAAPLNQLSNIFIFILAALLLKEPITLRKIGAIVIAFAGALLVVFA from the coding sequence GTGCCTTTGAGACTCCCTTACTTAGGCGAAATACTGGCGCTGCTCAGCGCCCTTTTCTGGGCATTCGCTGTCATTTTGTTCAAAAAAAGTGGCGAAACCCGACACCCCCTGACCCTCAACATATTCAAAAACCTCCTTGCCACCATTCTTCTTATCCCCACCATCGTTCTTTTCCGTGAACCATTACTTCCCCGATTATCGCTTCACGATTATGTCTGTTTTATTGCCAGCGGTATTCTCGGAATGGCAATTGGTGACACCCTATTCTTCGCCAGCCTGAACCGAATCGGCGCCAGCCTCTCAGCAATCGTCAGTTATATGTATAGCCCGGCACTCGTAATTTTATCCATTTTGCTTCTCAAGGAAACCCTATCCCCATTCCAGTTCATCGGTATCTTTTTGATACTTGCTGCACTTTTAACCGCCACCCGCATTGAACTACCCCAAAACCTCACCCGTGGCCGCCTGTTAACCGGCGTCCTTCTCGGTGTTCTTTCAACCCTTGCCACCGCAATCGGCGTTATCATCATCAAACCGCTTCTTGCCCAAAACTCCATACTCTGGGTAACACTAATTCGCCTTTTTGCTGCACTCATCAGCCTTTTCATCATTACCCTCCTCCTTCCCCAACGCCGGGTACTGCTTTCTTCCCTGTTTATCCGCAAAGGCATTGGCTATCCGATTCTTGCTACTGTCCTGGGCATCTACCTTGCCCTAACGGTGTGGCTGGGTGGCATGAAATTCACCCGGGTATCAATTGCCGCACCCTTAAATCAGCTCAGCAACATCTTTATCTTTATCCTCGCTGCGCTTCTGCTAAAAGAACCAATCACCTTAAGAAAAATCGGCGCCATCGTCATCGCCTTCGCAGGCGCACTTCTTGTTGTGTTCGCATAA
- a CDS encoding SIMPL domain-containing protein codes for MKTKEILIISTGLVVCALILGIFFYAGRKAEKTIRVIGYASKGFESDIVKWTLTVTSNTSLNDVTSGYRKLKEQVNSLIEALGKKGLESKEVTVQPPSVSPIWEDGRQTGYAIRQSLFIITKNVSRVESLASDPDFIYEKGILLENSVLEYNYTKIDELKKELLAAATKDAISRAQEIARSAGARIGKITSARQGVFQITEPYSTEVSDYGIYSTATKNKDIRVTVTVTFAIR; via the coding sequence ATGAAGACCAAGGAGATTCTTATTATCAGCACTGGTCTAGTGGTTTGTGCCTTGATTCTTGGCATCTTCTTTTATGCAGGTAGAAAAGCCGAAAAGACAATCAGGGTAATCGGCTACGCCAGTAAGGGTTTTGAGTCGGACATTGTCAAATGGACCCTCACCGTTACCAGTAACACATCACTCAACGATGTAACCAGTGGTTATCGTAAACTTAAAGAGCAGGTGAACAGCCTCATTGAAGCGCTGGGCAAAAAAGGGCTTGAAAGCAAAGAGGTCACTGTTCAACCACCATCGGTCAGTCCAATCTGGGAAGATGGCAGACAGACTGGTTATGCAATCCGCCAATCACTTTTTATTATCACCAAAAATGTTAGCCGGGTGGAAAGTCTGGCAAGCGACCCGGACTTTATTTACGAAAAGGGTATCCTTCTGGAAAACTCGGTACTTGAATACAACTACACGAAAATTGACGAGTTAAAGAAAGAACTGCTCGCTGCGGCAACAAAAGACGCCATCAGCCGGGCACAGGAAATTGCGCGTAGCGCTGGTGCCCGAATCGGCAAAATCACCTCTGCCCGTCAGGGTGTGTTCCAGATTACCGAACCGTACTCAACCGAAGTTTCCGACTATGGTATTTACAGCACCGCAACCAAAAATAAGGACATTCGGGTCACCGTAACTGTCACCTTTGCCATCAGATAA
- the secA gene encoding preprotein translocase subunit SecA translates to MLQALRKLIPTKSEREVRRLRKIVAEINDIYESYHKLTDADLPRKTEEFIARIKDGESLDNILPEAFALVKETCRRLVGKRWTVTNQEITWDMVPFDVQLIGGIVLHEGKVAEMKTGEGKTLVATMPLYLNALTKKGCHLVTVNDYLARRDREWMGPIFESLGLTVGYIQSGMTPEERRPQYACDITYGTNNEFGFDYLRDNMVLNYEDKVQRDHYYAIIDEVDIILVDEARTPLIISGPVGFSKQKQLQELVPLVSRLFREQDRLVDRIVAEGERLLRQGKNFEAGVKLLQALRGAPKNKNLMRLRQQEGVMRLIEQADGILRRDKRLHEIDRELFFIIDERDHSVDLTDKGRAALAPNNPNLFVLPDIASELAQWDVDPTLTPEERARRKEETYRRYAEQSDRLANIHALLKAYALFEKDVDYVVTPDGNVVIVDEFTGRLMPGRRFSDGLHEALEAKEQVQVREETQTFGTITIQNYFRMYEKIAGMSGTAMTIAAELYNVYKLEAIEIPTNAPVRRIDYPDVVLRTKKAKYRAVVDEIVKWHKLGRPILVGTTSVQASEELDRMLRPTGIRYSILNAKNHEAESQIIARAGEPGAVTIATNMAGRGTDIKLGKGVVKGERCYLISGDGKCSYWEEKPGRCYEEVPCGLYVIGTERHEARRIDDQLRGRSGRQGDPGSSRFFISFEDDLLRLFGSDRLASIMDRWGGKEDEPVQSGLVTRVIANAQKRVEIRNAEIRRHLLEYDDVMNRQREVIYTLRDTILKEKDLTPVFTDIVLGFTEQLLNRFATERHPEDWDWAGLREELLKTFLADLSISEAERSRVTPAQIKEHVNSIAQNRYEALKEELGQELFFEWCRRVFLATLDEAWRDHLHQLDILREGIGLQAYGQKDPLVEYKQESFRLFSETMQQFYQSALRLLFRVDPKSSKDRVQQRPAAAVQAYKPTAATSVEGSPEPAAAPATAPVRRQTPKVGRNDPCPCGSGKKYKHCCGKVVQTEPRSKTGAKP, encoded by the coding sequence ATGCTTCAAGCGCTCAGGAAGTTGATTCCAACTAAGAGTGAGAGGGAGGTAAGGCGACTGCGGAAAATCGTCGCCGAGATTAATGATATTTACGAATCATATCACAAACTCACTGATGCCGACCTACCCCGCAAAACTGAAGAGTTTATCGCCCGTATTAAGGACGGCGAATCTCTGGACAACATCCTGCCCGAAGCGTTTGCCCTGGTTAAGGAAACCTGCCGGCGGCTGGTTGGCAAACGATGGACCGTAACCAATCAGGAAATCACCTGGGATATGGTGCCGTTTGATGTCCAGTTAATCGGTGGCATTGTTTTACACGAAGGTAAAGTAGCGGAGATGAAGACCGGTGAAGGAAAAACGCTGGTCGCGACTATGCCCCTTTATCTCAACGCCCTAACCAAAAAGGGGTGTCACCTCGTTACAGTCAACGATTACCTTGCCCGCCGTGACCGGGAATGGATGGGACCGATATTTGAATCGCTTGGTTTGACCGTTGGCTACATTCAATCCGGTATGACACCGGAAGAGCGCCGACCCCAGTATGCCTGTGACATCACTTACGGGACTAACAACGAATTTGGTTTTGATTATCTACGGGACAATATGGTCCTAAACTATGAAGATAAGGTGCAACGGGACCACTATTACGCCATTATTGACGAAGTTGATATTATCCTCGTTGATGAAGCTCGAACCCCGCTCATCATCTCTGGACCGGTTGGTTTTTCCAAACAAAAGCAGTTGCAGGAACTGGTGCCGCTCGTCAGCCGACTTTTTCGGGAACAGGATAGACTTGTTGACCGGATTGTCGCTGAAGGAGAAAGGCTTTTACGCCAGGGCAAAAACTTTGAAGCCGGGGTTAAACTCCTCCAGGCGTTGCGGGGTGCACCAAAAAACAAAAATCTGATGCGTCTCCGCCAGCAGGAAGGGGTGATGCGCCTGATTGAACAGGCGGACGGCATCCTGCGCCGGGATAAAAGGCTGCACGAAATTGACCGCGAGTTGTTCTTTATAATTGATGAACGCGACCACTCAGTAGACCTCACCGACAAGGGGCGTGCTGCCCTTGCCCCCAACAACCCCAATCTGTTTGTTTTACCCGACATCGCCAGCGAACTTGCCCAGTGGGATGTTGACCCAACCCTGACTCCAGAAGAACGTGCACGGCGTAAAGAAGAAACCTACCGGCGTTATGCCGAACAGAGCGACCGCTTGGCAAATATTCATGCCCTCTTGAAAGCCTATGCTCTGTTTGAAAAGGATGTTGACTATGTAGTGACGCCGGACGGCAATGTGGTGATTGTCGACGAGTTTACAGGCAGGCTGATGCCGGGACGCCGGTTCTCAGACGGTTTGCACGAAGCGCTCGAAGCAAAAGAACAGGTTCAGGTGCGTGAAGAGACCCAGACCTTTGGAACTATCACCATTCAAAACTACTTCCGGATGTATGAGAAGATTGCGGGGATGTCCGGCACCGCGATGACGATTGCCGCTGAACTTTATAATGTATATAAACTGGAGGCGATAGAGATTCCAACTAACGCGCCGGTACGCCGGATTGACTATCCTGATGTGGTGCTGCGTACAAAAAAGGCAAAGTATCGAGCAGTAGTCGATGAAATTGTCAAATGGCACAAACTGGGCCGACCAATTCTCGTCGGCACCACCTCGGTGCAGGCGTCAGAAGAACTGGACCGAATGCTGCGGCCCACTGGTATCCGCTACTCAATTCTCAACGCCAAAAACCATGAAGCCGAAAGCCAGATTATCGCCCGTGCCGGTGAACCGGGCGCGGTCACCATCGCCACCAATATGGCGGGCCGAGGCACTGATATCAAACTGGGCAAAGGGGTGGTAAAAGGTGAAAGGTGTTATCTAATTTCGGGTGACGGCAAGTGCTCCTACTGGGAAGAAAAACCAGGAAGATGTTACGAAGAGGTACCCTGTGGGTTGTATGTGATTGGTACCGAAAGACACGAAGCCCGGCGCATTGACGACCAGTTGCGCGGTCGCTCGGGCCGGCAAGGCGACCCTGGCTCCTCCCGTTTCTTCATATCGTTTGAAGACGACCTCTTACGTCTTTTTGGAAGCGACCGGCTCGCCAGCATTATGGACCGCTGGGGCGGTAAAGAAGACGAACCAGTCCAGAGCGGACTTGTTACCCGGGTTATCGCCAACGCCCAGAAACGGGTGGAGATTCGCAACGCCGAAATCCGGCGTCATCTTTTAGAGTACGATGATGTAATGAACCGCCAGCGCGAGGTGATTTATACCCTGCGGGATACCATCTTAAAAGAAAAAGATTTAACCCCGGTCTTTACCGATATCGTGCTAGGCTTCACCGAACAACTACTCAATCGGTTCGCAACCGAACGTCACCCTGAAGACTGGGATTGGGCTGGGTTACGCGAAGAGTTATTGAAAACTTTTCTCGCCGACCTTTCGATATCCGAAGCGGAGCGGAGCCGGGTTACTCCGGCGCAGATCAAGGAACATGTCAACAGCATCGCCCAAAACCGCTACGAAGCACTTAAAGAGGAATTGGGGCAAGAACTGTTTTTTGAATGGTGCCGCCGGGTTTTCCTCGCGACCCTTGACGAAGCGTGGCGGGACCATTTACATCAACTGGATATATTGCGTGAAGGAATTGGCTTACAGGCATATGGCCAGAAAGACCCGCTTGTGGAATACAAACAGGAGTCTTTCCGGCTTTTCAGTGAAACAATGCAACAATTTTATCAGAGCGCTTTACGCTTACTTTTCCGGGTTGACCCGAAGAGTAGCAAGGACCGAGTGCAACAGCGCCCTGCTGCGGCGGTGCAAGCCTATAAACCGACAGCCGCGACATCAGTTGAAGGCAGTCCAGAGCCTGCTGCTGCACCGGCAACGGCACCGGTCCGCCGCCAAACGCCGAAAGTAGGAAGAAATGACCCCTGTCCTTGTGGGTCGGGAAAGAAGTACAAACACTGCTGCGGTAAGGTTGTACAAACCGAACCACGCAGTAAAACAGGTGCTAAACCATAA
- the sppA gene encoding signal peptide peptidase SppA, which translates to MVTLFTTVLTVLFFIAGLKEDSLVSSSNRALGYVTIEGTLTDSRETVRQLQILSKNPAVKGILIRVESPGGGVTAAHEIYQEIKRIRDSGKPVVVSMGTIAASGGYYVAAPATVIVANPGTLTGSIGVIMELPIVRGLLDKLGMKVEVIKSKEAKDIGSPFREMTDFDRRLLQGVVSDVYRQFLEVVSVERSIPIDSLEKIADGRILTGRQAKAWGLVDTLGTLEDAKRILADRCGIKGEPRWIKPRKRIQVWLEKILDEAVARVLGVPQYPRLLFRLF; encoded by the coding sequence GTGGTAACATTGTTCACCACGGTCCTCACGGTTCTTTTTTTTATCGCCGGTTTGAAAGAGGACTCGCTTGTCAGCTCTTCTAATCGGGCGTTAGGTTATGTGACGATTGAAGGTACCCTGACCGATTCTCGTGAAACTGTGCGGCAGTTGCAGATTCTCTCCAAAAATCCTGCGGTAAAAGGGATTCTTATTAGGGTTGAAAGTCCTGGTGGTGGTGTAACCGCGGCACATGAAATTTATCAGGAGATAAAACGGATCCGGGATAGTGGTAAACCGGTAGTGGTTTCGATGGGAACGATTGCCGCATCAGGTGGTTATTATGTTGCGGCACCGGCAACAGTAATCGTTGCGAATCCCGGAACTTTAACGGGTTCGATTGGCGTGATTATGGAGCTGCCAATTGTGCGTGGGTTACTGGATAAGCTCGGGATGAAGGTTGAGGTGATAAAGTCTAAGGAAGCGAAGGATATCGGGTCACCGTTTCGGGAGATGACCGATTTTGACCGTCGGCTTTTACAAGGGGTGGTGAGCGATGTGTATCGACAGTTTCTTGAGGTGGTGAGTGTTGAACGTTCAATCCCGATTGATAGTCTGGAAAAAATTGCCGATGGTCGAATTCTGACCGGGCGACAGGCAAAAGCCTGGGGGCTGGTTGACACACTGGGAACGCTGGAAGATGCAAAACGGATTTTAGCCGACCGGTGTGGAATTAAAGGTGAGCCGAGGTGGATAAAGCCCAGAAAACGCATTCAGGTTTGGCTGGAAAAAATTCTCGATGAAGCGGTAGCACGAGTTCTTGGGGTACCGCAATATCCCCGATTGCTTTTTCGTCTGTTTTAA
- a CDS encoding cysteine--tRNA ligase codes for MKVYNTLTRRKEDFVPVEPGKVKIYTCGPTVYWYAHTGNFRAYIFADTLRRVFEYLGYKVYQVMNITDVGHLTTDDDLGEDKLEAGARREGKTPEEIARFYEAAFFQDAAKLNILRPHIVCRATEHISDMIELIKRIEKNGFAYKTQVGLIFDTAKYQDYWRLGRLNLEEQRAGARVEVDPERKNLSDFALWITNQPKHLMQWDSPWGRGFPGWHIECSAMSMKYLGEEFDIHTGGIDHIPIHHTNERAQNFAATGKEVVHYWMHNAFLQIGEARMGKSEGNIVTITELEEQGFEPLAFRYLCLTAHYRMPLNFTREALSAAQNGLRGLRELGRNAQFWQEGNEQDWLAQAKKEFKAAIEDDLNMPQAMATVWNLVREGNRRQDRRAWQILLDFDRVLGLGLKETEEENVIPADIYQMAVEREAARKAKDWTRADRLRDEIRRRGWVVEDTVNGWRLKRA; via the coding sequence ATGAAGGTTTATAACACACTTACCAGAAGGAAAGAGGATTTTGTCCCGGTGGAACCGGGTAAGGTTAAGATATACACCTGTGGTCCAACCGTTTACTGGTACGCCCATACCGGCAACTTCCGGGCTTATATTTTTGCCGATACTCTGCGCCGCGTGTTTGAGTATTTAGGTTATAAGGTGTACCAGGTTATGAACATTACCGATGTGGGGCATTTGACGACTGATGATGACTTGGGTGAGGATAAACTGGAGGCTGGTGCCCGAAGAGAGGGTAAGACCCCCGAAGAGATTGCCCGATTTTATGAGGCGGCATTTTTTCAAGATGCGGCAAAGTTGAACATTTTAAGACCCCATATCGTGTGCCGGGCGACCGAACACATCAGCGATATGATTGAGTTGATTAAGCGGATTGAAAAGAACGGTTTTGCTTACAAGACCCAGGTCGGTTTAATATTTGACACCGCAAAGTATCAGGATTACTGGCGATTGGGCAGGTTAAACCTTGAAGAGCAGCGCGCCGGTGCCAGGGTAGAGGTTGACCCGGAGCGGAAAAATCTGTCGGACTTTGCCCTCTGGATAACAAATCAGCCCAAGCATTTGATGCAGTGGGATTCACCTTGGGGTAGAGGTTTTCCGGGCTGGCACATTGAGTGTTCGGCGATGTCGATGAAGTATCTTGGCGAAGAGTTTGATATCCATACCGGGGGCATTGACCACATTCCGATTCACCACACCAATGAACGGGCGCAAAACTTTGCCGCTACCGGTAAGGAGGTCGTTCACTACTGGATGCACAATGCATTTCTTCAAATTGGTGAGGCGCGAATGGGAAAGTCGGAGGGTAATATCGTGACGATAACCGAACTGGAAGAGCAGGGGTTTGAACCATTGGCGTTTCGCTACCTGTGTTTGACTGCACACTATCGGATGCCGCTTAACTTTACAAGGGAGGCGTTGAGCGCGGCGCAGAATGGGTTGCGGGGTTTACGCGAACTGGGGCGAAATGCCCAGTTCTGGCAGGAAGGTAATGAGCAAGACTGGTTAGCGCAGGCAAAAAAGGAGTTTAAGGCGGCAATTGAGGACGATTTGAATATGCCCCAGGCGATGGCGACTGTCTGGAATTTAGTTCGGGAAGGTAATCGCCGTCAGGACCGCAGGGCATGGCAAATCCTATTAGATTTTGACCGGGTTCTTGGGTTGGGTTTGAAAGAAACTGAAGAGGAGAATGTGATACCGGCAGATATCTATCAAATGGCGGTTGAGCGGGAAGCGGCAAGGAAGGCAAAAGATTGGACTCGTGCCGATCGGTTACGGGATGAGATCAGGCGACGGGGCTGGGTTGTTGAAGATACTGTAAACGGGTGGCGATTGAAACGTGCTTGA
- the tsaD gene encoding tRNA (adenosine(37)-N6)-threonylcarbamoyltransferase complex transferase subunit TsaD has product MSFLTLGIETSCDETAASVVRDGIEVCSSVVSSQLVHSIYGGVVPELAARAHIRTIVPVVSEAMAKAGVSYEDLHLVAATYAPGLLGALLVGLPFAKAVSFGLGVPFVGVNHLEGHIFALRLEYPDLEPPFLAAILSGGHTELLIVQDWCVYQVLGSTVDDACGEAFDKVAKLLGLPYPGGAEIEKLAKQGTPNISFPVPDPGGLDFSFSGLKTAVLYYLRDNPDASQADVAASFQVAAVRSVTKSVEEAVLSKGFEVVGVSGGVAANGYLREQLGLLSQRLGFKLFFPRPGYCTDNAAMIAAAGYERFKRFGPSPLNLPAFARQSLEVSP; this is encoded by the coding sequence ATGAGTTTTCTTACTCTGGGAATAGAAACATCCTGCGATGAGACCGCAGCGAGTGTGGTGAGGGATGGAATAGAGGTTTGTTCAAGTGTTGTTTCGTCGCAACTGGTGCATTCGATTTATGGTGGTGTTGTACCAGAACTGGCAGCAAGGGCGCATATCAGGACGATTGTGCCAGTGGTTAGTGAGGCGATGGCAAAAGCCGGGGTTAGTTATGAGGATTTGCATCTTGTCGCGGCAACCTATGCCCCAGGACTTTTGGGTGCTTTACTGGTGGGATTGCCTTTTGCCAAGGCGGTGAGTTTCGGACTTGGAGTTCCGTTTGTTGGGGTGAATCATCTTGAAGGGCACATCTTTGCCCTGCGCCTTGAATATCCTGATCTGGAGCCGCCTTTTCTTGCGGCAATTCTTTCGGGTGGACATACTGAGTTGCTGATTGTTCAGGATTGGTGCGTATATCAAGTTCTTGGTTCAACGGTTGATGATGCTTGCGGTGAAGCGTTTGACAAGGTGGCAAAACTTTTAGGATTGCCCTATCCCGGAGGTGCAGAAATTGAAAAACTGGCAAAGCAAGGTACGCCGAACATTTCGTTTCCCGTTCCAGACCCGGGAGGCTTGGACTTCAGTTTTTCAGGATTAAAGACCGCGGTGCTTTACTATTTACGGGACAATCCTGATGCCAGTCAAGCCGATGTGGCGGCGTCATTCCAGGTTGCAGCGGTTCGTTCCGTAACCAAAAGTGTCGAAGAGGCGGTGTTAAGCAAGGGTTTTGAGGTGGTTGGTGTTTCCGGCGGTGTCGCAGCAAATGGGTATCTGCGGGAGCAACTCGGGCTTTTAAGCCAGCGCCTTGGGTTTAAACTTTTTTTCCCAAGACCGGGATACTGCACCGATAATGCCGCAATGATTGCTGCGGCAGGTTACGAACGATTCAAGCGGTTCGGACCGTCGCCCCTTAACCTCCCTGCCTTTGCCCGACAGTCGCTTGAGGTTTCCCCGTAA